TATGGAGATGACTTCAAGTAAAATTGAGCAAATAAAAAATAAAAAACAAATAGAAGTCTATAAAAGGAAAAGCCAAACACCATATGCATTAATTTTAGCAATTATTATAACAGGGATATCGGTTTATTTTTTTAGTGCTAATTCCAGTAAGCTAGGGGTTTTACTTATTTTGGGTACTGCTATGGGTTTTATTATTCAGAGATCAAGGCTTTGTTTTGCAGGAAGTATTAGAAATTCTATAATGCTAGGTAATGTAAAATTATTGAAATCGGTGGTAATAGCTCTTATTGTAGCGTCATTTGGTTTTTTTATTTTGCAATATATTGCTGTAGGCGATAGTATCAATATAATTGTAGAACAGGTCCCCGGTCAAATAAAACCAGTAGGTATTCATACAGTAATTGGAGCTGTTATTTTTGGTATAGGAATGGTGATGGCGGGGGCTTGTGTGTCCGGTAGTCTAATTCGGTCAGGAGAGGGATTTATACTTCAGCTTATGGTAATACTGGGTATCGTAGTGGGAACGGTTTTGTCAGGGGTAGTGCTGTTTGAATTTTTTGATCAAACTCTAAATATTCTAAGTTCACCAACAATATATTTGCCGAAGTTAATTGGCTTTTGGCCCACACTAATTTTACAGTTAGCAGTGTTATTTTTAATATATTTTTTTATGAATTGGTATGAGAAAAAATAAGGTTAAGCAAAAGGAGGTTAGTTATGGCTGAGTTCAAGCTGGATTGTATGCACGAAGTTTGTCCAATCCCGTTATTAAAAGCTGCGAAGAAGCTTAAGGTTATGGAGTTTGGTGATGTATTAATAATGAAAACAGACCATAATTGTTCGATAGCAAATGTAATTGAGTGGGTGGACAAGCAAGGACATGCTATGGACTATGTTGAAGTGGATCAAGGAGAGTGGGAAATTTATATTGAAAAATTGAAGTAAATTTAAGGGGTTTTAAAATGAAGATTAATAAATCGTGGCCTTACTGGTTGGGTATGGTTTTGTTGGCTGTCATAAACATTGCATTGTTAGCATTTATAGGCTCGCCATGGCAAATAACTAGTGTTTTTTTATACTGGGGAATTTTTGTACTGAATTCTTTAGGTTTTGAATCCCTAGGGGAAAGTTATACCATATATTATGGAAATGGATTAAGTTTTGAAGACGCTGAAATAATTTATTATTTAACGATACTAAATATTGGTATAATTGCAGGATCGCTATTATCAGCGTTATTATCTTCGGAGTTTAAAGTGAAGAAAATTAAAAACAAGAAACAATTAGTGCTAGGGATCTTTGGAGGAGTGCTAATGGGGTTTGGAGCAAGAATAGCTTTAGGATGTACCATAGGAGGTTATTTTAGTGCCATCCCTTCTTTCTCGTTACATGGATGGGTATTTGCAATTTTTATGTTTTTAGGTGTTTTAATTGGTTGCAAAATATTATACAAAGATTTGATATAAAAAAGCTATCATCAACCTTGCATGGTTTAATGATAGCTTTTTTAACAAAATCCTCTTTTAGAAGATTTAATAAAGTCTACAAATTGTTTTTCATAGGTGGACAAAGGATTATCCGCTCTATATGCTACATAGAATTCATTGTATACCTCTAGACCTTCTACGGTAATTTCTTTTAGAGTACCCTCTTTTAACTCTCTTTTAATTGTAAGTTCAGGAATAAATGAAATTCCTTTTCCAGATATTACTGAAGTTTTTATTGCTTCCATTGAATTAAAATGATAAATGATATTTAAATCATTTAATGTTACACCCTTAAGTTTTAAATGATTATTTATTGTTTCTCTAGTTCCTGAACCTTCCTCCCTAAAGATTAGAGGTAGCTTTTTAAATTCTTCAATATTAATAGATTTCTGTAGAAAAGGTAATGACGTAACTAATACAAGACGATCACTAGCTATTTTTTCAGTGTTTATATTTTTAGGAGGAGTATTGCCGTGTATAATCCCTATATTAACTGTTCTATCTAACAGGTTTTTAATAACTCCGACAGAATTATTTATATTAAAGTCTATATTAACATCACTATATTTTTGTTTGTATATATAAATACTACAAGGCAATGCATATTCACCTACTGCCTTACATGAACTCAACAAGAGTTCTTTTGTTTGAGTTTGCACGTTTTTAAGATCTCGTTCAATATTGCTGTGCATAGATAAAATGCTATCGGCATAATCGAAAACAATGGCCCCAGCTTCTGTTAATTTCACTCCTTTATTACTACGAATTAAAAGGGAAGAATCTAGCTGCTTTTCTAGTGATTGTATTTGCATACTAAGTCCAGGCTGTGTTAAATGAAGTTCCTTGGCAGCTTTTGAAATACTATTTAGCTTTACTGTTGTGTAAAAAGATTTTAGATGTTGAATGTTCAAGCTGAAGACCTCCTTATAAAAAACCTTATTAACAAGGTAAAAAACTTGTAGCAAATAACATTATAGCATAACAATATGTTACTGATAAGGCCTAAGGACATAAAAGACTACACTTTATGGTAGATAAGTTATTATTATTTACCATAAGTGAAAGTTATAACTATCCGATGGTAAAGTGCGTTATAATTTTAACATGAAAACATAATTTAAGGAGGACTTAAAGTGGAGAAAAAAGAAAAACAAATTTCACGTAAAGATTTTATTAAGGGAGTAGGCACTTCATTAGCTGGAGTTACTGTTCTTGGCGGAATGGGGCTAATGGCTGGATGTTCTGAAGGAGCTGATTCTTCTGCAACAGATAAATCAACTCCTGATTGGCCATTTCCATACGTAACTCTTGATCCAGATAAAGTGGCTGACAGAACTTATAAAGCTTATAAAGAAATGGGTGGCTGAGGTGTTGGTGTAGCCGAAGGGTTCTTCGGCATGTTAGCTGACGAAGTGGGTTATCCATTTAATCAGATACCGGCAATGGCTTTTGTTAATGCTGGTGCCGGTTATGCTGGTCAGTACAGTTTATGTGGTTCCCTTGGTGTAGCAGCTGCCTGTATTGGGACTGTTTGTGAAGCAGATACTCAAAGAAAGCTAGTAAATGAGCTTTGGGATTGGTATAAGGAGCACCCCTTCCCTCAATATCAACCAGCAGAAATGGACTTAGAAAATACCGTAGCAGAATCTGTACTTTGTAGTGATTCTGTAGGTAAATTTATGCAAGCGCAAGGTATAACATTTGGAGATCCAGAGCGTGGAGAGCGTTGTGCTGGTGTTGCGGCAGAAATTGCTAAAAAGACAGTTGAACTGTTAAATGAAACGTTATAATATTACTTAATTATGATAAAAAGCAGTAGGTAGCTACTTTGTAGCTTGCCTACTGTTTTTTAATTGAGGGGAGGATACATAGGATTTTACTTTATATGTAAGTGGCAAGTGTTATTATATTCCATAATATATGGGTTTTATTAAACAAATTGATAGCACGTACCTACTAGATGTACTTTATAGAATTTTTTGTTATGCAAATTAAGTTTAATTAGAGTTTTCTTTTTGTGCATTATAATATAATAGAGGTAGAAAGAACTTTCAAAAATGTAAAATAAAAAGAGGTGTTATAAAATAATGGCTAATAAAATTATAACAAAGCCAAAAGAGATAAGTGAGAATCCAAAGGTGTTGTATACTGGTAATCATTATATTGCTATACCCATTATAGACTGTAAAAGTGGAGGGGTAAAGAGTATAAATCTCTTATCAAGCACAAATAAAGCTCTAGTTGAAGTGGAAGGTAGAAAGGATTTATTTTATCCTAAATTTTATAAAGGGGATAAAGGTCTGAAAATTGAAAAAATAGAAGGAGAAAAAGAACTTTTTTATTCGCCT
This genomic interval from Proteinivorax tanatarense contains the following:
- a CDS encoding YeeE/YedE thiosulfate transporter family protein; this translates as MTSSKIEQIKNKKQIEVYKRKSQTPYALILAIIITGISVYFFSANSSKLGVLLILGTAMGFIIQRSRLCFAGSIRNSIMLGNVKLLKSVVIALIVASFGFFILQYIAVGDSINIIVEQVPGQIKPVGIHTVIGAVIFGIGMVMAGACVSGSLIRSGEGFILQLMVILGIVVGTVLSGVVLFEFFDQTLNILSSPTIYLPKLIGFWPTLILQLAVLFLIYFFMNWYEKK
- a CDS encoding sulfurtransferase TusA family protein; the protein is MAEFKLDCMHEVCPIPLLKAAKKLKVMEFGDVLIMKTDHNCSIANVIEWVDKQGHAMDYVEVDQGEWEIYIEKLK
- a CDS encoding YeeE/YedE thiosulfate transporter family protein, whose translation is MKINKSWPYWLGMVLLAVINIALLAFIGSPWQITSVFLYWGIFVLNSLGFESLGESYTIYYGNGLSFEDAEIIYYLTILNIGIIAGSLLSALLSSEFKVKKIKNKKQLVLGIFGGVLMGFGARIALGCTIGGYFSAIPSFSLHGWVFAIFMFLGVLIGCKILYKDLI
- a CDS encoding LysR family transcriptional regulator; translated protein: MNIQHLKSFYTTVKLNSISKAAKELHLTQPGLSMQIQSLEKQLDSSLLIRSNKGVKLTEAGAIVFDYADSILSMHSNIERDLKNVQTQTKELLLSSCKAVGEYALPCSIYIYKQKYSDVNIDFNINNSVGVIKNLLDRTVNIGIIHGNTPPKNINTEKIASDRLVLVTSLPFLQKSINIEEFKKLPLIFREEGSGTRETINNHLKLKGVTLNDLNIIYHFNSMEAIKTSVISGKGISFIPELTIKRELKEGTLKEITVEGLEVYNEFYVAYRADNPLSTYEKQFVDFIKSSKRGFC